The Bubalus bubalis isolate 160015118507 breed Murrah chromosome 18, NDDB_SH_1, whole genome shotgun sequence genome contains a region encoding:
- the LOC102397010 gene encoding uncharacterized protein LOC102397010 produces the protein MDRGASQPTVPGMQKVLSPQEQKNQSKEEEVIGFGSSIFWGYAWLKTSFRTEIESRSTRYIDSVFREQRKMIQAQETLTFDDVAVDFTWEEWQLLAPVQKALYRDVMLENYSNLVFVGFQASTPEVLSKLDQGEPWMMDDEIHCQTRSEVWKFDDHLLEYLQNESMEKRLEQWHEQNPLENAVHQSITHFLLRQHHDVFDLHGKCMKSNLTLLSQNLSYEIKSSNELTGDEKSCRHADSEQFHPEIKFPQSQKLISSKSPLNEYQKTKKTEKPHVCGECGKAFIKKSWLTDHQIIHTGEKPHQCNLCDKAFSRKFMLTEHQRTHTGEKPYQCTDCGKAFLKKSRLNIHQKTHTGEKRYICSDCGKGFIQKGNLIVHQRIHTGEKPYTCNECGKGFIQKTCLIAHQRFHTGKTPFVCSECGKSCSQKSGLIKHQRIHTGEKPFECSDCGKAFTTKQKLIVHQRTHTGERPYTCNECGKAFAYMSCLGKHKKIHTREKPGDAIKETASQTSDAMREKNLVNLVAVQVPSMALQPSVNIGELLANRNVIITGPPMGRCAPAGDDRGSTEDRTLKNAVSVVVPSVVNYVLFCVTENPCTPSFWGTNASLGFLYVRCANMAAPEGPRQVSEQKLRADPRDTSMVPGVFREQKKMIQAQETLTFDDVAVDFTWEEWQLLAPVQKALYRDVMLENYSNLVFVGFQASTPEVVSKLDQGEPWMMDDEIHCRTHSEVWKVDGHLLEHLQKKRVEKRLEQRLEQNPLDNSGHQSRTLFRHSHDVFDLHGRSVTSNSSLLSESPNCEIKRPTEPPADGKSCPHADREPFHPELLSTKSQLMEHQHTKQMKKSHVCSECGKAFVKKSWLADHQNLHTGEKPHRCNLCGKAFFRKFQLTEHQRMHMGDKPYECAECGKAFLKKSGLNVHQKTHTGEKPFICSECGKGFIQKGNLVVHLRIHTGEKPYTCTECGKGFTQKTCLMAHQRIHTGTSPFVCGECGKTLSQKMGLIKHQRTHTGEKPFECSHCGKGFIEKPQLVIHQRIHTGEKPYRCSKCGKSFRGKSVLNKHLKTHSVKKLPPSVKSPQSSVVLQEKNLNTVTMHLPPLAPQLPVGISGLLANRSMVLVGQPVTRWSPTGDNRGLAQERTLMNSVNVVVPSVVNCILFYVTGN, from the exons CATTTGACGATGTGGCCGTGGACTTCACGTGGGAGGAGTGGCAGCTCCTGGCCCCTGTTCAGAAGGCCCTGTACAgggatgtgatgctggagaactatAGCAACCTGGTGTTTGTGG GTTTTCAAGCAAGCACACCAGAGGTACTCTCCAAATTGGATCAAGGAGAACCATGGATGATGGATGATGAAATCCACTGTCAAACCCGTTCAG aAGTCTGGAAATTTGATGACCACCTGCTGGAGTACTTACAAAATGAGAGCATGGAGAAGAGACTAGAACAATGGCATGAACAGAACCCACTAGAAAATGCTGTTCATCAGAGCATAACTCATTTTCTGCTCAGGCAGCATCATGATGTGTTTGACTTACATGGTAAATGTATGAAATCAAATTTAACTTTACTTTCTCAAAACCTCAGCTATGAAATAAAGAGCTCCAATGAGCTTACTGGAGATGAGAAATCCTGTCGCCATGCTGACAGTGAACAGTTTCATCCTGAAATTAAATTCCCCCAAAGCCAAAAACTCATCAGCTCCAAATCCCCACTCAATGAgtatcagaaaactaaaaaaacagAGAAGCCTCATGTATGTGGTGAATGTGGGAAAGCTTTCATCAAAAAGTCCTGGCTCACTGATCATCAGATAAttcacacaggagagaagccCCATCAATGTAATCTTTGTGACAAAGCATTCTCTAGAAAATTCATGCTCACTGAACATCAGAGaacacacacaggagagaaaccttacCAGTGCACTGATTGTGGCAAAGCCTTCCTCAAGAAATCACGGCTCAATATACACCAGAAAACCCACACCGGAGAGAAACGGTATATCTGCAGTGACTGTGGAAAGGGCTTCATCCAGAAGGGAAACCTCATTGTACATCAGCGAATTCACACAGGTGAGAAACCTTACACATGCAATGAATGTGGAAAAGGCTTCATCCAGAAGACCTGCCTCATTGCCCATCAGAGATTTCACACGGGAAAGACTCCTTTTGTGTGTAGTGAGTGTGGAAAATCCTGTTCCCAGAAGTCAGGTCTCATTAAACATCAAAGaattcacacaggagagaaacccttTGAATGCAGTGACTGTGGGAAAGCCTTCACTACAAAGCAAAAGCTCATAGTCCATCAAAGGACTCACACGGGAGAGAGGCCTTATACCTGCAATGAGTGTGGGAAAGCTTTTGCCTACATGTCTTGCCTTggtaaacataaaaaaatacacacaagagAGAAACCTGGAGATGCAATCAAGGAGACTGCCTCACAGACAAGTGATGCCATGCGGGAGAAGAACCTTGTTAACTTGGTGGCTGTGCAGGTGCCTTCCATGGCCCTTCAGCCGTCAGTCAACATCGGTGAACTCCTAGCAAATAGGAACGTCATCATAACGGGACCACCCATGGGCAGGTGTGCACCCGCAGGAGATGACAGAGGGTCTACAGAGGACAGAACCCTTAAGAACGCAGTGAGCGTGGTTGTGCCTTCGGTGgtcaattatgttttattttgtgtcaCAGAAAACCCCT GCACCCCCAGCTTCTGGGGCACAAACGCGTCCCTGGGTTTTCTGTACGTCAGATGTGCCAACATGGCTGCTCCCGAGGGGCCGCG ACAAGTTTCAGAACAGAAATTGAGAGCAGATCCACGAGACACATCAATGGTACCAGGTGTTTTCagagaacagaagaaaatgatCCAGGCCCAG GAAACCCTCACATTTGACGATGTGGCCGTGGACTTCACGTGGGAGGAGTGGCAGCTCCTGGCCCCTGTTCAGAAGGCCCTGTACAgggatgtgatgctggagaactatAGCAACCTGGTGTTTGTGG GTTTTCAAGCAAGCACGCCAGAGGTAGTCTCCAAGTTGGATCAAGGAGAACCATGGATGATGGATGATGAAATCCATTGTCGAACCCATTCAG aaGTCTGGAAAGTTGATGGCCATCTGCTGGAACACTTacaaaagaagagagtggagaaAAGACTAGAACAACGGCTTGAACAGAACCCACTGGACAATTCTGGTCATCAGAGCAGAACTCTGTTCAGGCACAGTCATGATGTGTTTGACTTACATGGAAGAAGCGTGACATCAAATTCAAGTTTACTTTCCGAGAGTCCAAACTGTGAAATAAAGAGACCCACTGAACCTCCTGCAGATGGGAAATCCTGCCCCCATGCTGACAGGGAACCATTTCATCCTGAACTCCTCAGCACTAAGTCCCAACTCATGGAGCATCAGCACACTAAACAAATGAAGAAGTCTCATgtgtgcagtgaatgtgggaaagcaTTTGTCAAGAAGTCTTGGCTCGCTGATCATCAGAATCttcacacaggagagaagccCCATCGATGTAATCTCTGTgggaaagccttcttcagaaagTTCCAGCTCACTGAGCACCAGAGGATGCACATGGGGGACAAACCTTACGAGTGCGccgaatgtggcaaagccttccTCAAGAAATCAGGGCTCAACGTGCACCAGAAAACCCACACGGGAGAGAAACCATTTATTTGCAGTGAGTGTGGCAAGGGCTTCATCCAGAAAGGAAACCTCGTGGTCCATCTGCGGATCCACACAGGCGAGAAACCTTACACGTGCACTGAGTGTGGGAAAGGCTTCACCCAGAAGACGTGTCTCATGGCACACCAGCGGATTCACACTGGCACGAGTCCCTTTGTGTGTGGCGAGTGTGGGAAGACGCTTTCCCAGAAAATGGGTCTCATCAAGCACCAGAGGACTCACACGGGAGAGAAGCCCTTTGAATGCAGCCACTGCGGGAAGGGCTTTATCGAGAAGCCACAGCTCGTGATACACCAGAGGATCCACACCGGGGAGAAACCCTACAGATGCAGCAAGTGTGGGAAGTCATTCAGAGGGAAGTCGGTCCTCAATAAACACCTGAAAACTCACTCAGTCAAGAAACTCCCTCCCTCAGTGAAGTCCCCCCAGAGCAGTGTCGTTCTCCAGGAGAAAAACCTGAACACAGTGACAATGCACCTGCCTCCTCTGGCCCCTCAGCTGCCAGTTGGCATCAGTGGGCTCCTGGCTAACAGGAGCATGGTCTTAGTGGGACAGCCTGTGACCCGATGGTCACCCACTGGAGACAACAGGGGCCTGGCCCAGGAGAGGACCCTTATGAACTCAGTGAATGTGGTCGTGCCTTCAGTGGtcaattgcattttattttatgtcacTGGAAACtag